Genomic DNA from Haloplanus aerogenes:
CGTATACATCTCCGTCAGCGACATCCACCGGTGAGCCATCCCAGTGCGCAACGAAATCTACGAGCGCCTCACGCGCCTGCGCAAGGTGCGACGGAAGTAGAATATCCTCTGGAGCCACATACACTGATTCACTGTCTCTTCCTGCTAAGGGAACACACGATACCTCGGCAAACTCCGCTTGAATCGCACGAATAAGCTCATCTCGGAAGGTATGCTCCTCCCGCGTTGCAGGATCAGCCCATGCTGTGAAATCAATACATGATAACAACTCAGACGCCGTCGTCGCTGTATTACGCGCCACGGCCGCAGCATCCGACGCAAGGATATTCGCAGCTTCACGAATCAAGAACCGGTTATAGTCCATCTCCCGATTCGTCAGCTCAATCGCCGTCCGCGACAAGTTCGAATCGAATGCCCCGTTGATCAACACTGGTACGGGCGAGCGTTCCTCCGTCGGTAAGAACACATGCGCATACGGGTCTCCTGCAACTGGCCGCAGGTGTAACCCGTCCTCACGTCGCTCTGCGCGCAACGCAACACTCACCTGTGTCTCTGTGACCTCCCCCCACGTATTGTTCGAAATCCCCGCTGTATGCTCCCCCAGCGGTAACTCATTCCGTGCGAACCGAAGATACGTCCGGTTATCTGTCTGTTCAGCCGTCCGTTGGATCTTCACCAGATCAACAGTCGAATTCACTGCGTCAATCGCTGTTTCATGCCGGGCCACATCCCACGCCGTCGCCGACCCATCGATAGCGATCTCTAACCGCCCGAGGTTCTGCAAGAACAGCACTGTTTGGGCATCTAGATCTTCGAGTGACTGTCGAACACTCGTGACAGCGTCCGTCCGTAGCGGGAAATAAAACACAGTTTCATACTCACCTGTCAGCAGGGTCTCCACACGCTCCGGGTACTGATCCGGTGCGAACGGCAACCGCATCAGCGGAATCCCTGGAAGATCATCCATCGACCACTCGTCTACCTCCGCGATTACCTCACTGATGCACTCACGTGACCGTTCCCGGTCGAACATAAACGAAACATCTGTCGAGAACACGTACGGCTGCTCCGTAATCTCAAGTACTGCACTGAATCCTCGACCCTTATGCCCGATAGTTGCTTTCCGCTCGGCGTCACGCTTTGTCGTATCCCCAATCGCAGTCAATGCCCGCGTATCGTCCGCATCAACCGGCATCCCAGAATTCGCAACAATCAGATACGGGTCATCCCCAGTCTGTAACTCGAACCGAGCTGTGCGTGGATTCTCCCCGTCTACCTTGCCTACCGCATCGTCAGCGTTCTGAATCAGCTCATACGCGAACCGGCCATAGTAATTCTCCTCGTTCTCACCCTCATCAGTATAATGGGATAAAATATCGTTCGGCATCTCACGATAGGTATTTAGTCGAGACTCACGCAAATCCCGCACACAGGTCGCTTCCGATTCCCCGGAAACCTTCATACGGCTCTCCTGACATCCGGCCAAATAAAAGCTAGCCCGTACGACTCCTCGTCCGGTTCACGGGGAGATCAGTTTAATGAACATTGGTTGATAACGTCCCTAGTAATGGCAGCTACACTTACTGAACCTGCCGTTCTCGCTGCCGCAAAAGATACCCCCTACCCTGACCTCAACACGAGCCCCGACCACTACGCTGTCACGGAAACTCAGTTCACGAAATCCTCTTGGGGTGGATGGGACATTCCTGATGAACTGCGCCGACGCCTCGCGCCGTACAACACCATTCGACTCACGGACGGGGAACCTGATCTCCTCGGCATCGGGATGCCTGCTCTCGAAGTCCTGAATGCCGACGCCGCAAGAACGCCGGTCACGGTAATCGAAGCGAAAGGCCACAACAGCGACCCGAGTGCCGCCGATGTCCGAACTGGAATCAACCAGGCGCACGGCCACTTGTCCGAAGTCAACATCGGGTACGTCGTCGCCCCCATCCAAAGCATCACCGACCAGGCACGTGCACTGGCCAGAGAACTCAACATCGACGTCATCGGCGTCAAAAGCCCGCACGACGCAACGCTCATCGAACCTGCTCGCGTCACCGGCGTCGGCGACTTCTCCACCACTATCGACGCAATCCGGTTCCAAGCCACGACGCACCGACTCACCGAAGGCAGTTTCCCAGTCAATCATCCGAAGAACTACCTCGGCTACGCACTCGCCCTCGCCGCAGATGGCGACACCCCTGACGTTTATTCCGAGCACGTAATCAACAGCGTATCCGGTGGCCGCCGCGGCGCAATCCTCCTCGGTCTCGTCGACAATCGACCGGACGGGAAGACACTCACGCACCTCGGTGCAGAAGTCGTCCGCTTTGCCCGCACCCAACACGGAACGGTCGATGCTGCACTCGACGAATTCGCCTCGTGGAAAGGCCGATCCACACCGTTCACCGACCTCGCCCCCCGCTGGGCGCAACTCGCCCGCTCAGTCGCCATCCAGTACGACCCAACGCAACTCATCATCGAAGCACTCGAACGCCTCCACCAACGCGGCAGCAAACCCGCAACCATCGACGCCGTCGACGGCTTCCAGCCACCGAACGAACACTCGCAGGGTGTCCATCTGCGTCTTCTCGCTGACCTTGTTCAGGTCGCCGTCTTCACGCCGCCAGAGTCGGTACTCGTGGAGTTGCCGGCCCGTGAGGGTGTTGAGGTTCTCGATGTCCTTCTCGTGACACCAGCGTACGAAGTGCTGGAGCCGGTAGTTCTTCCCTTTGAGTGAGGCCTCGGCCAGTTCGTTCTGCTTGTCTTTGAGGTACAATTCGAGCGCGGTCTCGGGATCGATCGGTTCGAGATCCATAGTTGGTCGTTTCGAGTCAAGCGAATCCCACGAACACCGGTTACCCACTATCCCGAACCAACTTCTACAGCGCCTGAGGCGGCCAAAATGAAGGGTAGTCACGTCCAATGACCAGGGCCTGCAGCGCCCATCGCCGAATTTTCGTTCGTAATCGCACGACAACGTCGGGATAATCGTCGTGATCAGTCCGGTCGTTCGGCGTCGTCCCTTGCGACGTTGCCCCGGTACTCCTCTGCCTGTAGCACACTCTCGACGGCGCGCGTGTACGCCGCTTCTCGCCACGTTCGCGTCGCCTCCGACGCCGTCTTGATCGCCCGAAAATCGGCGACTGCTTCCCGGAGCTGTGTCGCCAATTTCTCACGCACCCGTTCCTCCGCCCGGGTCGATTACTGGAACATCGTTCGGGTCTGGGTCGATTCGCCCCCCTGCTGTTGTTGCATCTGTTGGAGTTGCCGAGCTATCTGTTGTTTTTGCTTCCGGATCTTCTCGGCCTGTTCTTTGAGTTCGCTCGTGTCGACGTCGAACGATGAAATTACTGATCGGGGGACGGGTCCTGTGAGAACCCGCTGCGACGGGGGACGGATTACTCGTCCGGCTCGAATTCACGGGACTGGCTCTCGATCACGGCAGCGACATCGTCCAGCATTTCGCCGGCAGTCGCGACGACATCGTCGAGCGTGGCGATTCCGACGAGCCTGCCATCGTCGTCGACGACTGGAATCCGCCGAACCCGACCTTCGGCCATCGTCGCAGGGAGGTCGACTGCCGTGGCATCTTCGTGAATTGTCACCGGATCCGGCGTCATGATATCCTCGGCAGTCAGCTCGGATAGGTCATCGTATCGGGCCACGGCGAGGGCGATGTCGCGGTCGGTGACGATACCGACCGGCTTGTCGTCCTCGGCGATCACGAGGTCGCCGAGTTCCTCGTCCAGCATCGT
This window encodes:
- a CDS encoding CBS domain-containing protein translates to MPIKNLAVDVVTASTDASVKDLARTMLDEELGDLVIAEDDKPVGIVTDRDIALAVARYDDLSELTAEDIMTPDPVTIHEDATAVDLPATMAEGRVRRIPVVDDDGRLVGIATLDDVVATAGEMLDDVAAVIESQSREFEPDE